One Paroedura picta isolate Pp20150507F chromosome 3, Ppicta_v3.0, whole genome shotgun sequence genomic window carries:
- the CBX4 gene encoding E3 SUMO-protein ligase CBX4 has translation MELPAVGEHVFAVESIEKKRLRKGRVEYLVKWRGWSSKYNTWEPEENILDPRLLIAFQNRERQEQLMGYRKRGPKPKPLVVQLPSFARRSNVLSGLQDSGMENRSKLDLGSSGKSQQHQYELNSKKHHQYQPNGKDSTIKHQSHSKGKYYYQLNSKKHHHYQPDPKMYEPHYQPGNKEPQQGQACLDHSKNSLMSHSDKWSHGASKSLLNPVKNLNTTEGKNGTEKNLSSGTGPPLPTPRDGVASNGIGGKMKIVKNKNKNGRIVIVMSKYMENGMQTVKIKSGEPPKKRVAEDRTTKKGTEDRQESWKKHGEERWLANDPKRKSGTEAGQVPAEGGTSPQTATSPGKEPPVPDPQPLQLTTKPNLVPWSLESSQQEHNPATMGVNLSSSCGGSRKRCLSEPHGDKETGKKRFTSRSISTPTCLSPPMPERPEPSTLLASQPEVILLDSDLDEPIDLRCVKARGDSEHGLVQVKPETVVPPADKPVPEHQKQVEPFEVEEEEDEEEPVPEFKPFFGNIIITDVTANCLTVTFKEYVTV, from the exons ATGGAGCTGCCGGCCGTGGGCGAGCACGTCTTCGCCGTGGAGAGCATCGAGAAGAAGCGCCTCCGCAAG GGCCGAGTCGAGTACCTCGTCAAGTGGAGAGGATGGTCGTCCAA ATACAACACGTGGGAGCCGGAGGAGAACATCCTCGACCCCAGGCTGCTGATCGCCTTCCAGAACAG GGAGAGGCAGGAACAGCTGATGGGATACCGCAAGCGAGGACCAAAGCCGAAACCGCTGGTTGTGCAG TTGCCATCCTTTGCACGACGCTCCAATGTCCTCTCTGGTCTTCAGGACTCTGGTATGGAGAACAGGTCTAAGCTGGACCTCGGCAGTTCTGGGAAAAGCCAGCAGCATCAGTATGAGTTGAATAGCAAGAAGCACCACCAGTACCAGCCTAATGGCAAAGACAGCACCATAAAGCATCAGTCACACAGTAAAGGAAAGTACTACTATCAACTGAATAGCAAGAAGCACCACCACTACCAGCCTGATCCCAAGATGTATGAGCCTCATTACCAGCCAGGCAACAAGGAGCCacaacaagggcaggcctgcttgGATCACAGCAAAAACTCCTTGATGTCTCATTCAGACAAATGGTCCCATGGTGCATCAAAAAGCTTGCTGAACCCCGTGAAGAACCTGAATACCACAGAAGGAAAGAATGGGACGGAGAAGAACCTGTCAAGTGGCACAGGGCCGCCACTGCCAACGCCCCGAGATGGGGTAGCCAGCAATGGTATCGGGGGTAAAATGAAGATTGTCAAGAATAAGAACAAGAATGGCCGTATCGTGATTGTCATGAGCAAGTACATGGAGAACGGCATGCAGACGGTGAAGATCAAGTCTGGAGAGCCACCCAAGAAACGAGTGGCTGAGGACAGGACTACTAAGAAAGGGACCGAGGACAGGCAGGAGTCCTGGAAAAAGCACGGGGAGGAGAGATGGCTGGCCAATGATCCCAAAAGGAAATCtgggactgaggcaggtcaggtCCCTGCTGAGGGTGGAACCAGTCCCCAGACGGCTACATCACCAGGCAAAGAACCGCCTGTTCCTGATCCACAGCCTCTGCAGCTTACTACCAAGCCAAACTTAGTCCCATGGTCCTTGGAATCCAGTCAGCAAGAGCACAATCCAGCCACCATGGGAGTGAACCTCTCCTCCAGCTGTGGCGGATCCCGAAAACGCTGCCTCTCAGAGCCCCATGGAGACAAGGAGACTGGAAAGAAACGCTTCACCTCCCGGAGCATCAGTACTCCCACCTGCTTGAGCCCACCTATGCCGGAGAGACCCGAACCCTCTACTTTGCTTGCCTCCCAGCCGGAGGTCATcctgctggactcagacttagATGAACCCATAGACTTGCGGTGCGTAAAGGCTCGGGGGGACAGTGAGCACGGCCTGGTGCAAGTGAAGCCAGAAACCGTGGTGCCACCAGCAGACAAGCCCGTGCCAGAGCATCAGAAGCAGGTGGAACCATTTgaggtggaggaagaagaagatgaggaggagcccgTGCCAGAGTTCAAACCTTTCTTTGGGAATATAATAATAACAGACGTGACAGCAAACTGCCTGACTGTGACTTTCAAGGAATACGTAACAGTGTGA